In the Cryptococcus neoformans var. neoformans JEC21 chromosome 1, complete sequence genome, one interval contains:
- a CDS encoding phosphoprotein phosphatase, putative, translated as MPSTPTRAFPNEVAVFSNYLVFTTLTLKEVQAHAKTPYGHPGNKRACSLFTLDDDMRYTSFAMDHGPLNLAFTFHACIRIHEKLEKARERGKPVCLYTTTEPKMKSNMILIAALYSLIVDKQPPWNAFRPIAQFEIMPFRDAGSGPMDYGLTVQDILYGVEKAIGNGLLDLSSFDADEYQYYEMVENGDLNILGPFIPFASPTENSWIEGVLQSPSNGHIIHTPVKSKTISHQLRCVLDIFQRENVGLVARLNDELYDRRHFLDMGIEHIEMFFDDGTNPPDDIVREFIRLAEYTIEHKRQKVAVHCKAGLGRTGVLIGAYLVYKYQFTAQEAIGFMRIVRPGMVVGPQQQYMVLNQLKWVGWAARDQALREIAHASCVESNPSMSPPVEIVINPHAGQDIETPTRIRPITRSSKLRPRRSHSSSSLVTTSPRRGGDAVGQPRKPRQLVESTTETEQEELRSSQSRLPPSSPPVVAEVPADQKENEFNPSTVSSLGSIRGTKRSAARPSSGYEHPNSLPRVSLNVPPSNLTRANSNVSIGSEGSVDERAPKRRTGSSPEVEGSGAIVSPVSEPMVTEQVETPVRLTVTKKLRLHIHSSPPTSPPASTPCVPRATPPSVNLAASTEAPSTPTRVPTRAIHEDMSVTASVRRTMPAKKSFLPVRKSVESKSSPVRATTNPATAQSPSLSTRNSGRIANTLNKYEGIAVNSNGNAKNVRTATPASKKLGRGVMKKGVLTPPRITEMWGQLSRIGSSPPADKEKQ; from the exons ATGCCATCGACTCCAACCCGTGCATTCCCCAACGAAGTCGCTGTCTTCTCTAACTATCTTGTATTTACAACCCTTACGCTCAAAGAAGTTCAGGCGCATGCGAAGACACCATATGGTCATCCGGGAAACAAACGGGCTTGTTCACTGTTCACTT TGGACGACGATATGCGCTATACGAGTTTCGCAATGGACCACGGGCCATTGAACCTTGCGTTTACGTTTCATGCCTGCATACGTATCCATGAGAAACTGGAG AAGGCGAGAGAACGGGGAAAACCTGTTTGTCTTTATACAACAACAGAGCCAAAGATGAAGTCCAATATGATCCTCATTGCGGCTCTCTATTCT TTGATTGTCGACAAACAACCCCCCTGGAATGCTTTTCGTCCCATTGCGCAATTCGAAATCATGCCCTTCCGAGACGCCGGCAGTGGTCCAATGGATTACGGTTTGACCGTGCAAGATATCCTGTATGGTGTGGAAAAGGCGATTGGAAATGGGTTGTTAGAtctttcttcatttgaTGCGGATGAGTATCAATATTATGAAATGGTAGA AAACGGAGACCTAAACATCCTTGGCCCGTTTATCCCATTTGCATCCCCGACAGAAAACAGTTGGATCGAAGGAGTCTTGCAATCTCCATCAAACGGACATATCATTCACACTCCCGTCAAATCCAAGACCATTTCTCACCAACTCCGCTGTGTTCTGGATATTTTTCAACGCGAAAACGTCGGCCTCGTCGCCCGGCTCAACGACGAGCTCTATGATCGCCGCCATTTCCTTGACATGGGCATAGAACACATTGAAATGTTCTTTGACGATGGCACCAACCCGCCCGACGACATTGTTCGCGAATTTATCCGACTCGCTGAATACACAATTGAGCACAAACGGCAAAAAGTTGCTGTGCACTGTAAAGCCGGTTTGGGAAGGACAGGTGTTCTGATTGGAGCGTATTTGGTATACAAGTACCAGTTTACGGCGCAAGAGGCAATCGGGTTCATGAGGATTGTGAGACCCGGGATGGTCGTTGGGCCGCAACAACAATATATGGTGTTGAATCAGCTCAAGTGGGTTGGATGG GCCGCCAGGGATCAGGCTCTGAGGGAAATTGCACATGCCTCGTGTGTGGAAAGCAACCCGTCGATGTCACCGCCAGTGGAGATTGTCATAAACCCACATGCTGGCCAAGATATCGAAACCCCAACTCGTATTCGACCAATCACTCGCTCTTCTAAACTCCGTCCCCGGCGGTCCCACTCGTCCAGCAGTCTTGTTACAACCTCCCCCCGTCGTGGTGGGGATGCCGTTGGTCAGCCTAGAAAGCCTCGACAGCTTGTTGAATCGACTACAGAAACAGAACAGGAAGAGCTTAGGAGTTCTCAATCCCGTCTTCCGCCCAGCAGTCCACCTGTCGTCGCAGAAGTACCTGCTGACCAAAAGGAAAATGAATTCAACCCCAGCACCGTCTCGTCTCTTGGTTCCATACGGGGGACAAAACGTTCTGCCGCCCGGCCCTCATCCGGATACGAACACCCcaactctcttcctcgaGTTTCGCTTAATGTTCCGCCCTCGAATCTTACGCGGGCCAACTCCAATGTCAGCATTGGTTCAGAAGGATCCGTGGATGAAAGGGCGCCCAAGAGAAGGACGGGATCATCTCCCGAGGTGGAGGGAAGTGGCGCTATCGTATCTCCGGTCTCCGAACCCATGGTGACCGAGCAGGTTGAGACACCTGTTCGATTAACAGTCACCAAAAAGCTCCGTCTCCACATCCACTCCTCTCCGCCTACTTCTCCTCCTGCGTCTACGCCTTGTGTTCCCCGGGCTACTCCACCCAGCGTCAACCTTGCTGCTTCGACAGAGGCACCATCTACGCCCACCCGAGTTCCGACTCGTGCGATTCACGAGGACATGAGTGTTACAGCCTCTGTGAGGCGTACAATGCCTGCTAAAAAGAGCTTTTTGCCTGTCCGAAAAAGTGTCGAATCAAAATCATCACCTGTGCGAGCTACAACCAATCCAGCAACTGCCCAGTCTCCTTCACTCTCTACCCGCAATAGCGGCAGGATCGCCAACACTCTGAACAAATACGAAGGCATTGCTGTCAACTCTAACGGCAACGCCAAGAACGTCAGGACCGCTACCCCGGCTTCAAAAAAGTTGGGACGTggggtgatgaagaagggtgtgTTGACACCGCCCAGGATCACGGAGATGTGGGGACAGTTGAGTCGGATCGGGAGTTCGCCCCCTGCcgacaaggaaaagcaaTAG
- a CDS encoding expressed protein: protein MSGPLGNLPGMTYDPLKNRYFPTPKGPLQNDQPTPSLYASASLSRKGRPEMILGILDCQPQRKRQKPDIHESLVSGPGRKLVKGRGRMGVGMGKRSERGEEAILSKLQLDAEHHSCGCHGETITSYKSFGEEAYLATTDHGKLVMHGPEGETVVLYICPQVLMGVHFDIMRMTLIAVSGGADPHVHLFKRDPQMLEHIFMSHSELNLNGGDMYEVSSFDDRCTIGGHKSLTTINYTSSFTTSNRRLPSDALAVHQYSRDLVFTGQRSGLVTCEDLRVKPKSPVVVGGTRGRKAVVNVKRVQDGAVPWGLVVSGMGDELLLYDVRFSDKPLHTFQGHINNYQTQVSTALSPSGTHLFASGSDNRIRAYSLLTGSPLTPWPEDEYHQQEENPLVKEFEDKITGLSVRDDLGLDVVVKGQLLRFAK, encoded by the exons ATGTCAGGCCCTCTGGGAAACCTTCCAGGCATGACCTACGACCCTCTCAAAAACAGATACTTCCCGACCCCCAAGGGTCCACTACAAAATGACCAGCCCACACCAAGTCTCTATGCCTCTGCTTCGCTCTCCAGAAAAGGCCGTCCGGAGATGATATTGGGGATTTTAGACTGTCAACCGCAAAGGAAACGTCAGAAACCGGATATTCATGAAAGTTTAGTATCTGGTCCTGGGAGAAAATTGGTCAAAGGTAGGGGGAGGATGGGAGTAGGGATGGGAAAGCGAAGCGAAAG aggagaagaagccatACTAAGTAAGCTGCAATTAGATGCAGAGCATCATTCCTGTGGTTGTCATGGAGAGACAATCACATCTTACAAA tcttttggagaagaagcataTTTAGCAACAACGGATCATGGGAAATTGGTCATGCATGGCCCAGAGGGAGAAACTGTGGTCCTTTATATCTGTCCTCAAGTG CTCATGGGAGTACATTTCGATATCATGCGAATGACTTTAAT AGCCGTTTCAGGTGGTGCAGATCCGCATGTCCACCTGTTCAAGAGAGATCCTCAAATGCTGGAGCATATCTTTATGAGCCACTCTGAACTCAATCTCAATGGAGGCGATATGTATGAAGTATCTTCATTCGATGATCGGTGTACTATCG GCGGCCACAAGTCCCTAACGACGATCAACTAcacatcctctttcaccacTTCAAACCGTCGTTTGCCGTCTGATGCCCTCGCAGTCCATCAGTACTCTCGCGATCTCGTATTCACGGGCCAGCGGTCTGGCTTGGTCACTTGTGAAGATCTCAGAGTAAAGCCGAAGAGTCCTGTGGTCGTCGGGGGAAcaagagggaggaaggcggTCGTAAATGTGAAAAGGGTACAGGACGGGGCTGTTCCTTGGGGATTAGTCGTCAGTGGGATGGGGGATGAA TTGCTCCTGTACGATGTGAGATTTAGTGATAAGCCGTTGCACACTTTCCAGGGTCATATCAACAACTATCAAACTCAAGTT AGCACGgccctttctccctctggCACCCACCTTTTCGCCTCGGGTTCTGATAACCGTATCCGCGCCTACTCCCTCTTAACGGGCTCGCCCTTAACCCCTTGGCCAGAGGACGAATATCATCAACAAGAGGAAAATCCGTTGGTGAAGGAATTTGAGGATAAGATTACGGGGTTGAGTGTGAGGGATGATCTAGGTCTAGATGTCGTAGTCAAGGGCCAGCTTTTGAGGTTTGCCAAATGA
- a CDS encoding response to osmotic stress-related protein, putative: MPSQVPASPTAPGPPVLSAPTMSSSPRSLGPINDNPYNVDLVVPYSIALSKKDLKNRPKAEAEIKEGYVYLLRELEGSGFRLASKAGRGNKGQEEVWIFVGASEERVEQLVEEERRLDASHNLLTAPSAFPPAPATRLRLIYNTLTAPKLQGGLGITPGRGKWSRVKSISALHDEAADKAWVEKWTTGGDWQVGLTKGLDEDTRKRGGLGDQQPPPVHLYFDFLTTYTLSLFPITVVSVLFYFFTPADSYPPLYALCLSLYSTIFIAIWRVKQRKFAVKWGTYGCENVAFGRLRPEYVASLGLDKTTAQQDVETVDAVQAGSELKRDSKVAASIPVIAACGVGLGVVLMGLFVLEAFVSELYDGPGKQIVPLIPTGLFVLIVPSIVGAYQLLAKFMVKWEDHPTPVGEEKSLTAKTFAMNAIVAYLGLFLSAYIYIPFGSFIMTHVQTHLMGRLPVPGSRRVNSTTSSVTSPTSSAPASISAEKHAINGGRLKSQLFTYTVTNQVSGAFLELGMPFIMRFIHDWRAGKTTIKEALKKTNGHGESEKVPTTEEEIEKRFLNKVERELALPEYDTFTDYAEMVTQFGYVVIWSLVWPLAPVFALINNYIELRSDALKICKHVRRPVGDRVETIGSWLETLSIISWIGAITNATLIYLFRPSPASPDLHSQSPNPNFPTPGSPSLSHIVSAYHSSSSLQEWYPQLATLGLWALGASHGYIVLKWVVEGIVERVWWRGSEEEREVQRMRAGSSSPSTSGVVNSPSKSISARTPEPEFRYGDETDQNGGLGKILGKEPVSTFWNGGEEGAKEIARIIKAE, from the exons ATGCCGTCCCAAGTGCCGGCATCTCCGACTGCCCCGGGGCCACCCGTACTCTCGGCGCCCACAATGTCATCGTCACCTCGGTCCTTAGGTCCCATCAACGACAACCCTTATAACGTCGACCTGGTGGTTCCTTACTCCATTGCTCTCTCCAAAAAGGATCTCAAGAACAGGCCCAAGGCTGAAGCGGAAATCAAAGAGGGATACGTTTACCTGTTGCGAGAACTTGAAGGATCTGGGTTCCGACTAGCATCGAAAGCTGGTAGAGGGAATAAAGGACAAGAGGAGGTCTGGATCTTTGTGGGTGCGAGCGAAGAGAGGGTCGAGCAGcttgtggaggaggaaag ACGTCTTGATGCATCCCACAACCTGCTTACAGCGCCATCCGCCTTTCCACCTGCTCCAGCTACACGACTGCGTCTGATCTACAACACTCTCACTGCTCCCAAGCTTCAGGGCGGTCTGGGAATAACCCCTGGTCGAGGTAAATGGTCTCGTGTCAAAAGTATTTCGGCTCTCCACGATGAGGCCGCAGACAAGGCTTGGGTCGAAAAGTGGACGACTGGAGGAGACTGGCAAGTTGGCTTGACCAAGGGCCTTGATGAGGATACTCGCAAGAGAGGGGGGCTTGGAGACCAGCAACCGCCTCCTGTTCATCTCTACTTTGATTTTCTTACAACTTACacactttctcttttccccatcACTGTTGTCTCAGTCCTGTTTTACTTTTTCACCCCCGCCGACTCTTATCCTCCCTTGTATGCTCTCTGTCTTAGCTTGTACTCGACTatcttcatcgccatctGGCGGGTCAAACAGCGCAAGTTTGCAGTCAAGTGGGGTACCTATGGTTGCGAAAACGTAGCCTTTGGCCGACTCCGACCTGAATACGTAGCTAGCCTGGGCCTGGACAAGACAACCGCTCAACAAGATGTCGAAACTGTCGATGCAGTTCAAGCAGGGAGTGAACTGAAGAGAGACAGCAAAGTGGCAGCTTCTATACCTGTCATTGCTGCTTGTGGTGTAGGCTTAGGTGTGGTATTGATGGGGCTCTTTGTGCTAGAGGCATTTGTATCTGAGCTCTACGACGGGCCGGGTAAACAGATCGTGCCACTCATCCCCACTGGCCTTTTCGTCCTCATCGTTCCCTCCATTGTGGGTGCCTATCAATTGCTCGCCAAGTTCATGGTCAAATGGGAAGACCACCCGACACCTGtcggagaagaaaaaagtcTTACAGCTAAAACTTTTGCAATGAACGCCATTGTCGCCTACCTCGGTCTATTTCTCTCTGC CTACATTTACATTCCCTTTGGATCCTTCATCATGACCCATGTGCAGACCCATCTCATGGGCCGACTTCCCGTTCCAGGCTCTCGAAGAGTCAACTCTACTACCTCTTCCGTCACTTCTCCTACTTCCTCGGCCCCTGCCAGCATCAGCGCTGAGAAACACGCCATCAACGGAGGTCGTCTCAAGTCCCAGCTCTTCACGTACACTGTCACCAATCAAGTCTCTGGTGCCTTCCTTGAACTGGGCATGCCGTTTATTATGCGATTCATCCATGATTGGCGTGCTGGCAAAACAACGATCAAGGAAGCTCTGAAGAAGACTAACGGTCATGGAGAATCTGAAAAGGTTCCCACgactgaagaggagattgagaagcGTTTCCTTAACAAAGTGGAAAGGGAACTGGCTTTGCCCGAGTATGACACTTTCA CCGACTATGCAGAAATGGTCACTCAGTTCGGCTATGTCGTCATTTGGTCCCTTGTATGGCCACTTGCACCCGTCTTCGCGCTAATCAACAACTATATTGAACTTCGAAGCGATGCCCTCAAGATTTGTAAACACGTTCGTCGCCCCGTGGGGGATCGTGTGGAGACTATCGGATCATGGTTGGAAACGCTAAGCATTATCTCCTGGATCGGGGCTATCACCAACGCTACTCTCATTTATCTCTTCCGCCCGTCCCCTGCTTCCCCTGACCTCCACTCCCAATCGCCCAACCCCAATTTCCCCACTCCTGGATCTCCGTCATTATCGCACATCGTTTCGGCGTatcactcttcttcttcccttcaaGAATGGTATCCCCAGCTCGCTACCTTGGGTCTATGGGCCCTGGGCGCGAGTCATGGGTATATAGTATTAAAgtgggtggtggagggcaTTGTAGAAAGGGTTTGGTGGAGGGGTagcgaggaggaaagagaagtgcagaggatgagggcgGGTTCTAGTTCTCCCTCTACGTCAGGGGTGGTAAATTCGCCTTCCAAATCAATTTCAGCCCGAACACCGGAGCCAGAATTTAGGTATGGAGACGAGACCGATCAGAATGGTGGACTGGGCAAGATATTGGGTAAAGAGCCCGTCAGCACTTTTTGGAAtggcggagaggaaggtGCGAAGGAGATTGCGAGAATCATCAAAGCCGAGTGA
- a CDS encoding carnitine/acyl carnitine carrier, putative — translation MSDDASEIEAVSRNAGKQTVDPVKSFLSGGFGGISCVLVGHPFDLTKTRLQTAPPGVYTGAIDVVKKTVKADGFRGMYRGVTPPILGVTPIFAISFWGYDLGKRLVYSFSPDRTEQALSISELAFAGAFSALPATLVAAPAERVKVLLQVQGQSGAQAYNGVFDVVTKLYAEGGIRSLFRGTFATLARDGPGSAAYFATYESLKKILSAAPDTLPDGTKAPAPPLSVPAIMTAGAGAGIAMWSLGIPPDTIKSRLQSAPQGTYTGFMDCARKLIAQDGVTALWKGFGPAMARAVPANAATFLGVELSLKMMDKLW, via the exons ATGTCCGACGACGCCTCTGAGATCGAAGCCGTCTCCAGAAACGCTGGAAAGCAAACCGTCGACCCCGTCAAGTCTTTCCTTTCCGGTGGATTTGGTGGCAT CTCCTGTGTCTTGGTCGGCCATCCCTTTGACTTGACAAAGACGCGTCTCCAAACAGCACCTCCTGGCGTCTACACAGGTGCCATTGATGTCGTGAAGAAGACCGTCAAGGCGGATGGCTTTCGAGG AATGTACCGAGGAGTAACCCCTCCCATATTAGGCGTCACCCccatcttcgccatctCTTTCTGG GGTTACGACCTCGGCAAGAGATTGGTGTACTCTTTCAGCCCCGACAGAACCGAGCAAGCACTCTCCATATCTGAACTTGCCTTTGCCGGTGCTTTCAGCGCTCTCCCAGCCACCCTCGTCGCCGCCCCCGCCGAGCGAGTCAAAGTTCTCCTCCAA GTACAAGGCCAAAGTGGAGCCCAGGCTTACAATGGTGTTTTTGACGTCGTCACCAAACTTTACGCCGAGGGTGGTATCCGTTCCCTCTTCCGAGGGACATTCGCTACCCTTGCCCGCGACGGTCCGGGGAGCGCTGCCTACTTTGCCACGTACGAGTCCCTCAAAAAGATCTTGTCCGCCGCCCCCGACACCTTGCCCGATGGGACCAAGGCCCCGGCACCGCCTTTGAGTGTACCGGCAATCATGACCGCAGGTGCAGGTGCGGGTATCGCCATGTGGTCTCTGGGTATCCCTCCCGat ACCATCAAATCTCGTCTCCAGAGTGCGCCACAGGGGACATATACCGGCTTCATGGACTGTGCCCGAAAGCTTATCGCTCAAGATGGTGTGACCGCTCTCTGGAAGGGTTTCGGACCCGCCATGGCAAGAGCTGTTCCCGCAAAC GCTGCAACGTTCTTGGGCGTAGAGTTAagtttgaagatgatggacaAGTTGTGGTGA